The sequence TCCCGGAGCCGGAGCAGCCAGTATGATTCACGCTCTATCATTCAAATGAGGATTTATGACAGATAAACATCTTCTTCTTCATTGTTATTTTCTTCATCTTCAAAACAGAAGAGTTCCTCAATGGTCACGTGAAACAGTTTTGCCATTTTATATGCTACATCAATTGAAGGATTATATTTTCCTCCTTCAATTGAATTTACCGTTTTCCTGGTGACCGATATCTTCCGGGCCAGCTCTTCCTGTGTAAGGTTATGGATT comes from Methanospirillum hungatei and encodes:
- a CDS encoding helix-turn-helix transcriptional regulator produces the protein MKNNIRIYRAIHNLTQEELARKISVTRKTVNSIEGGKYNPSIDVAYKMAKLFHVTIEELFCFEDEENNNEEEDVYLS